In the Symmachiella macrocystis genome, GGGAGGCTGCGGGCAGGATATCTCAATGCATCATTGCGGCAAAGAGCGTGGAGCACGATGCGTTGTAGCTTCTGGTTCCGGTTGCGAATTGCTGCTCGATGCGGGACGTTCCCAGATCCCAGCCGAATTGCGTAATATACGTTTCGCCAATTCCCGCGCATAAAGTCGATGGCCCTCTCGCGAATATCCCAATGTCTCTACTTGGAAGAGCGTATCGGGATCTTCCGCTGCTTGAAACGCGGGCGACGTATCACACAAGGTCATAGTTTCTTGTCGGCAATAGTCGTCCAACATTTGAAAAGGTCGACGACTCGCGCACAACGTACCAACGGGAACACCAATCTCGTCGCGCAGGACCTCTCCACCACTTGCCGTGGGACAGATCTGCCATGGTACAGGACCGGCTGCCACGAGGAGATCGGCGTATAAACCACGCGTTAGATTCTTGAGTTGCTTCAGTGGTTCCATCGATTGCTCAATGTAGGGCGACCAATCGGGTGGATCGTCCTTCAGCCATGCGTAACGGCCGGTGGCAACCGAAATATTGTCAGCCTCGCCATCGCCGATGTTGTCCGCCACCAATTCCGAAGCCGTCCGTTTGCCCCATTGCAACAGCAACAACAATTCGCAATCGGGTGAGGCTCCGGTATCCGGAGTTGGCATTAACTTCGGATGCGTACAATTCAGCGGAAGACCGTCCCGCGACATGGCCGTCAGACGCCGGTAGTGGTAATCGTCGGCGACGTCGGACATGTCGAAGTTCATGACAAACACGTCGGCTTGCAGAGCAGCCAGTTGATGTTTGACCTGCAAATACGAGAGCAGAGGACAATAGCCCGGGACACCCGCGTTGACGACCTCCACGCGCTGCCGTGTGTATTGTTGCAGCAGCGCTTCCAACTGTCCGGCAAAGGTCTCTTCCTCCGGCACCTCAGTGGCCAACGTCCTTTCGTCACCCAAACAAACAATCCGATACACACCAGGAGGTTTGGGCACGACAATTTCATCCCCCCGCAGTCCCAGACTGTTAATGCGAACCGTAACTCCCGGAGTCTCGCCGACCGTTGGCGATTGCTGTGTCTCGGACGGCTTGAGAGCGTGATGCGTCGTCCAAGATCGATGCACGATCCCCTGATCGTAGATATCACTCCGCGTAATCTGACCCGTATAGGAATCGTAAATGCGCAGTCCGACCTCGCCAAGCGCTACGAGAATCAGTAGCGCCAACACCGCGTAAATGAGATGTTTGAGATCTGCTAGCCGAGTTCGGATCATCGGGAAATCGAGCCAGGAATGAAGGCGACACCGCCCGTCGTAGATGAGAGGGGGCGGAGTGTAACCCACAACCTAAAAACAAGACAACCCAGCTTTTCAACCAATGCGGCTCAGCCGCCAGGTGCGAGCTACCGCTCGAGTTGTGAGATGCCGATCCCGTTGGTCGCTGCGCGTTGAAAACAGCATGACGGGAGGGCGAGGCTCCCGCCGAGCCAAGCATTACGGAGTCGCGTCGACTGTTTGTAGATATCGCAAATTCTAGCCTGCTGATGTGGCTCAGCAGGAGCTTCGCCCTCCCGCGGACGCAATACATCGATCGCGTAGCGACCAACGGGAGCGGCCTAATTCAATTCCGAGCGGCAGCTCGTACCAAGCGGCTGAGCCGCCTAGGGTAGTGTTAGGGTCATTCCTTCGCGGATTGCGTTGGGGCTGGACAAGTGCTCAGCGTTTGCTCGAAAGATATCGAGGGCCTTACGTCGCGAACCGTAGAATTTCACAGCGATTCGTTCTAGCGAATCACCACGTCGCACTTTATATTCCCGCGGCGCAGCTGTCTGAGTCGAGGTAGCCTCCGAATCGCCGCTCGAATCGCGGACCGTGTTTCGCAGTGGACGGCTGCTGACGGGAACAAACAGAGAATCCCGACTGCTGGAGCGTTCACTGCGGCTAGCTGACGGGTTCTCAGCTACCGGGCCGTTTGGTTTCACAATCGGTTTCGCCGGCGCAACTTGACGATTGGGGATGACGATCTCAGTACCTACGCGGAGTTGATTCGGATTGTCGAGCACATCGCGATTCGCTTCGTAGATATCGACCGCACGATGACTGCCATCTAAAAACTTAGCGGCGATCCGCGATAAGGTATCTCCCGGCTGAATCATGTAGGTTCGCTGTGAGGCCCCCTGTGGTCGAATCGGGTGCTGCTTGAGTTCCTTGGCGACCGACGGAGCGACGACGTCCCAGCCTTCATTATGCCGCGGTTGCGGGTCTGTGGTGACCACCGACGGCGTTTCCGGTTGAATGGGCGCTGGAATCTCTGTATTGCTTCCGAACGTTTCTTGCGACAGATCATCATCGCCGCGATTCGACAGCCACAATTTCGCGTCGTCAACGGCATTCCCAGCAACGCGGCCTAGCGCATTGCCACTTTCAACCGGTCGCGAGGTGATCAGTTTCTGATTGAGCCGCGATTGTGGTTTCGATTCGCCTGTAGCATCGGTTGCGGTCTGCTTATTGTCGGAGACCAAGTCCGCATCCGCCGAATCGGTCCCGTTCAACCAGCTCAACCACCCCTCGTCCTCTGAGGCAGTTTCATCCGCAGTCAGAGTCGCCGGTTCATCGGAAGGGCTTTCGAGCCCCGTGAGATGCGGCGTGTGCGGCCGGTCTAGGATTTCCGCATCGATGTCAGAGAAGTCCTCGTGCGCAGTTTCAGCGCCCGCATCGTCTTGAGGTTTACCACACCAAAGGACCATGGCTGCGAACCCCAGAAGCATTATGGCTAATGCTGCGGGTACTTTAAGTTCACGATTCATGATTGATCCATATGTTTTTGCCTTCCCCTGTATCTCGAAATATCGACGGCTCGCCCGAAAAACGAGAACAGATTTTGAGATATTCAGCAAAATGACCGCACCCGCCTCACCCCGCGCACGGCTGGTTGGGTCATGACCAAAATAGGGCCGCCCCAAAATATCAGCACAACCTGCCGCTATTGACGCACCACTACGACTTGTCGAGGCTCTCACGGCACAGGAGTTCAAACGACCATCGCTCAGCGCGCAAAAAATCCCGCCGTAATGTGCGGCGGGATTTTTTATAGAATTGTGCGTGTTTCGTCGGCAGCCTTTGGCTGTCGGTTTCCCCGTGGCCTACTGGGCGAATTCCGGGCGGCGGCGGCGGAGTTGATCTTTGAGTCGGTTCACAATGCTGGAGTGCATTTGGCTCACGCGGCTTTCCGATAGCCCCAGCGTGTTGCCGATCTCTTTCATCGTCAGTTCCTCATAATAATAGAGGATGATGATCAGCCGCTCGTTGCGATTCAGTCCCTTGGTGACCAACTTCATCAGGTCGCGACGTTGGATCGATTCGGTGGGATCCTCTCCCTTGCCGTCTTCCAACACATCGATTTCGCGCACGTCTTTGTAGCTATCCGTCTCGTACCACTTCTTGTTCAAGCTGACGAGGTTGACGGCGTTGGCTTCGCTTTTGTGCTTGTTGAACTCTTCGGGCGAGAGTTCCATTTTGGCGGCGATTTCGCTGTCCGTAGGAGGCCGTCCGACTTCCGCTTCCGCTTTTTTCCGCGCATTTTCCAATTTACTGGCTTTGCTGCGTACCAAACGCGGGACCCAATCCATTGTCCGCAATTCATCGAGCATCGCTCCCCGAATCCGCGGCACGCAATAGGTCTCAAACTTCACACCGCGTTCAAGATCAAAGGCATCAATGGCATCCATCAACCCAAACACGCCGGCGGAAATCAGATCATTCAGATCCACACCTTCCGGCAATTTGGCCCAGACGCGTTCGGCATTGTAGCGCACCAACGGTAAATACCGTTCCATCAGCTTATTCCGCAACTGTAAATTGGTCTGGTCTTTTTTATATTCTTGCCAGGTTTCCAAAACTAGCGGATCAATTTTTGTTGCCATGCAACCCTCCTTGGTGCGTTACGTTCAACAGACGTGATATCGGCGATTAGTATTTAGTGTCGGTGAATCGGTGTTGTGGTCACCGCTCAGTTATATTGATAACAAGATGCTATCTCCCCATATAAAATAACGCGGCGTCCCTTCAGCTTTGTTAAGCCGACTGAAGTCAAAACCTACGACTCCTGTACGGCTGACGGCGCTGCTATCTCGGCGAACTCCGCGACTGCATTTTCTTCGACGACCCGGCGAGCAATCTCGCCGACTAACAACCCGATGACGAAGAAGCAGACGGCTTTTGTCCCCGCAGTAATCAACCCGGCATGAAATGCTTCGCCGGTCACGGCTGACTCGATCACCGAGACCGCAAACATGATTAAAGACAACCGAATTGCAAACTGTTTGGCCACGTGTCAAATTCCGATATCCACTATTCGGGAAATCAACATGTCGCGAATCCGTATCCGCGCATAAAACTTCCCCGTTGAGGATATCGGCACTATGCCCGGAATACTCTAGCAAAACTTTACTGATCCGCATGCGCCGCATACTCGTTTAAATTCGTGTAGACTTGCTAACTTAACAACAAAGCCGATTCAAGATGCCTGTGCGGCCTCGCGCGGGCGACTCGGCCAGATTCGCGAAAAGAAATCACCGTGGGACTGCTTGACCCGTGAGATGTTCTTAATTCGACGAGCCAATTGTTCGATCGCACGACTGGCAGGACATCGGGGCGCATGTAACAAAAATGGTGTTTGAAGATTGACCGCTTCGGGAACGGCTGTGTCGTAGGGCAGGAAACCCCCTGCCCCCACTTCAGTCTGTAGGAATATACGTGATGTCTCGCCAATCCGTTCTAAGATTCGCGTCGCCTCTTCGCGACTGCGCGCCTGATTGACGACCGCTTCTAAGACTGGAATCTCCGGCGACGACATCAACGCTTTGATCGTAGCGTATGAGTCAGCAATCGAGGTGGGTTCGGGTGTCGTGATCACGAGCACGACATCAGCGGATTCCAAAAACCGCCGTACACGGCGATCGATGCCCGACCCCGTATCGATGATCAAAAAATCGTGGGAGTGTTCAAGTTCGACAAGCTGGCTCAGCATCTTTTTTTGCACCCGCTCAGGACAGTCCGCCACATCGACCAGCCCGCCTGCTCCCGGAATGACCCGCACACCGGCCGGACCCGTCCGACAGATCTCGGCCAACGTCCTCACTCCGCTCACCATGTGCGAAAGATTCCAATAACTGTTCTCGTGACACAAGACGTCAATGTTTCCCAAACCCAGATTCGCATCCAACACACACACCTCGGCGCCCGATTGCCGCAACGCAATTGCCATATTCAATGCGAGATTGCTTTTGCCCACCCCTCCTTTTCCGCTGGTGATGGCAATCGTCCGTGCGCGCAACGACCTGGCATGCGGAGCCGGAACGGCATCGCTTTCTTGCTGGTCGACCAGACCTCTTAACACGCGTGCTTGGTCGTTCATTGGATTTTTTCTTCACACCTCGGATTGGTGACAGGCATTCACACGAGTGACGTAAAAAGGAGGCCCGAAAATCGACTGACATCGTTGCACCGCACTCGGCAAACCGACCGATGCTCATTTCCCAAACAGCGACTCACTCCCCAGAACCAACCGCGCGATCCGTTCCGCCTCCGCCGTTTCAATATCGTCGGGGACATCCTGGCCGGTGGTCAAATAGCTGATCGGCGAATCGATCTTCCGGGCTGCGGATAACATAGCCCCCATGCCGGCCGCCTCATCCAGCTTCGTGAGAATCACCGATGTCGTTCCAGCCACCGCAAATTGCCGAGCAGTCGTCTCCAAACTACGCGCACTCGCCACCAAACTCATCACCAAATGCACTTCATCAACCTTGGCCTCTAACAAGAAGTTTTGCAGCTCTTGAATCTTAGGTTCGTCACGCGGACTGCGACCGGCCGTGTCAATCAACACGAGATCCAACCCAGACAATTCATCCATCGCCCGCCGCATCTCCAACGGGCTGGTGACGACCTTCATCGGCAAATCGATAATCTCGGCATAGGTCCGCAGTTGCTCCACAGCGGCAATCCGATAGGTATCGACGGTCACCAATCCCATGCGAATTCCATCACGCAACCGAAAATTCGCCGCCAACTTGGCAATGGTCGTCGTCTTCCCCACTCCTGTGGGACCCACCAATGCCACCGTCCTCCGCTGTCCCGGCGTAACACGAATCGGACCGCTGCAATGCAACTCGTTTTGGACCATCTGCGACAAACGCGCCTTGGCGAGCTGCACGTCCTGCAACTCCTCGTCAGCACATTCTGCCTTCAGGCGGCAAACCATTTCCTGAGCCAGCGTGTCCTCAACTTCACTATCGATCAACTCCGCATAGAGATGAAACAAATCACTCGGAACTTCGTCGCTACGCCGCGCTGCCGCGGTTTGACTCAGCGACTTGACCATTTGCTCAATGGACCGCAACTGACTCGAAATCGGCGACGACTCCGCAGACTGCGAACCCGAGGGTTGCGACACAACCGACGGCAATCCCATATCCGCCACCCGCTCTTGTGTTGGAGTTGGAGTTGGAGCCGGAGCCGGCGGCGGCGGCGAGAGCAATTCCGGCGCTGGTCCAAAGGCCTCCGGAGTCGACGGACGTGACAAGCCGATCTCCAGCGACACACCGCCATCATCAATGGGAGCCTTCGGCGGCGAGGCGACAGCAGCGGGCTGAACAGCGCGTGCAGCGGGTGTTCGCACATTCACGCCGGTCCCGGCAGTGACCTCCACACGCTGTCGGGTCCGCCGCCATTTGAGAAACCGCGGCTGCGGTATCTCGCGTGTATGCAAAATCACCGCTTCAGGGCCCAACTCGCGCCGCACGACATCCAATGCCTGCTGCATTGTTTCCGCTCGATAAGTCCGCACATCCGCCATTATCAAGATTCCTTCCAATTCTCACTTCGATCCGCTGAACTCCGGGACACCCCCAATGGGGCCGCTGCTAGCCGGCCGACACTGCGCCGGCACCCGCCACAGTTTCCACGCCAACCTGACCGATCGCCTCCACCTGTGTATCTCGCGTAATTTCGTTCAAACTCAAAACCGCCAACGACGGCAACACCGCAGACGTGATCTGCTTGAGCGTCGCTCGAATCTGCGGGCTCACCACAATCACAGGCTGATGGCCCGCTGCCGTCAGACGCTGCAACTCCTCAGCCACCCCACGCGTGACCGCTTCAGACACCTGCGGCGAAAGCTTCACCACCGTGCCACGCTCACCATGCTCGATCCCCGCCGCGACGAGATCCTCGATCGCCGGATCCATCGTAATGACTCGCAACACGCGATTCTTATCGCGCAACTGCTGACAAATCTGCCGCGACAACCCGTGCCGCACATACTCAGTCAAAATACCCGTATCCTTCGTCCGATCCGCCCAATCCGTCAACGACTCCAAGATCGCCTCCAAATTGCGAATCGGTACCTGCTCGCGCAACAGATTCGTCAGCACCTGATGCACTTGCGAAGTCTTCAACAAGTCGGGAATCAATTCCTCGACCACCTTGGGCGACCGTTCCTTCAAATTATCAATCAGCTGATGCACCTGCTGCCGCGACAACAACTCATCGCTGTGCTGGCGGACAACCTCAGTCAGATGCGTGACAATCACCGCTGCCGGCTCAATCACGCTATAACCCATCAACTCCGCACGCTCACGCTGTCCACTTTCAATCCAGACCGCGGGACGCCCGAATGCCGGCTCAACGGTTTCCACACCGGGAACCGTTCCGTTGGTCGCACCAGTATCGATCGCCAACAACCCGTCCGGATACGCATCGCCCCAGGCCACCGCCACATCGTTAATTTTGACCTGATACTGCCGCTGCTCGAGACGAATATTGTCGCGAATCCGCACCTTCGGCAGAATGATCCCCAATTCCTGTGCCACTTTGTGCCGCACCCGCGTCACTCGATCCAGCAAATCACCACCCGAATTCACATCGGCCAAACGGATCAAACCAAAGCCCAACTCCAACTCCATCGGATCAACCAGCAAGTTGTCCTCAGGCTTCGGCTCCGGCCGCGCCTTCTCTTCTTTCTCCGCATCTGCAGCAACCTGGGCGACCGCTTTGTGTTTACGACTTGTCGTGAGCGAATACCCTACGCCGGCACACGCCGCCCCCAAGATAAACAACGGAGGCCCCGGCAAACCGGTAAACGACAACGCCACCAAAAACCCGGCAGCAATCCACATCGCCTGAGGCGAACTAAAGATTTGCCCCACCATGTCGCCCGAAAGGTCACTGTCACTCGACGACCGCGTAATCAACAAGCCGGCTGCCAACGAAATCAAGAACGCCGGCACCTGACTGACCAACCCGTCGCCGATCGTCAATTTTGTAAAGGTTTCGATCGCCACCCGAAACGTCATATCGTTTTCAACCATGCCCATGTAGATCCCGCCGACCAAGTTGATCAACGTAATCACGATCCCGGCAATGGCATCACCACGGACAAACTTACTGGCACCATCCATGGCCCCATAGAAGTCCGCCTGCTGCGAAATCTCTTCTCGCCGCACTTTCGCCTGTTCGGCGCTAA is a window encoding:
- a CDS encoding LysM peptidoglycan-binding domain-containing protein, with amino-acid sequence MNRELKVPAALAIMLLGFAAMVLWCGKPQDDAGAETAHEDFSDIDAEILDRPHTPHLTGLESPSDEPATLTADETASEDEGWLSWLNGTDSADADLVSDNKQTATDATGESKPQSRLNQKLITSRPVESGNALGRVAGNAVDDAKLWLSNRGDDDLSQETFGSNTEIPAPIQPETPSVVTTDPQPRHNEGWDVVAPSVAKELKQHPIRPQGASQRTYMIQPGDTLSRIAAKFLDGSHRAVDIYEANRDVLDNPNQLRVGTEIVIPNRQVAPAKPIVKPNGPVAENPSASRSERSSSRDSLFVPVSSRPLRNTVRDSSGDSEATSTQTAAPREYKVRRGDSLERIAVKFYGSRRKALDIFRANAEHLSSPNAIREGMTLTLP
- a CDS encoding P-loop NTPase — its product is MNDQARVLRGLVDQQESDAVPAPHARSLRARTIAITSGKGGVGKSNLALNMAIALRQSGAEVCVLDANLGLGNIDVLCHENSYWNLSHMVSGVRTLAEICRTGPAGVRVIPGAGGLVDVADCPERVQKKMLSQLVELEHSHDFLIIDTGSGIDRRVRRFLESADVVLVITTPEPTSIADSYATIKALMSSPEIPVLEAVVNQARSREEATRILERIGETSRIFLQTEVGAGGFLPYDTAVPEAVNLQTPFLLHAPRCPASRAIEQLARRIKNISRVKQSHGDFFSRIWPSRPREAAQAS
- a CDS encoding SGNH/GDSL hydrolase family protein, yielding MIRTRLADLKHLIYAVLALLILVALGEVGLRIYDSYTGQITRSDIYDQGIVHRSWTTHHALKPSETQQSPTVGETPGVTVRINSLGLRGDEIVVPKPPGVYRIVCLGDERTLATEVPEEETFAGQLEALLQQYTRQRVEVVNAGVPGYCPLLSYLQVKHQLAALQADVFVMNFDMSDVADDYHYRRLTAMSRDGLPLNCTHPKLMPTPDTGASPDCELLLLLQWGKRTASELVADNIGDGEADNISVATGRYAWLKDDPPDWSPYIEQSMEPLKQLKNLTRGLYADLLVAAGPVPWQICPTASGGEVLRDEIGVPVGTLCASRRPFQMLDDYCRQETMTLCDTSPAFQAAEDPDTLFQVETLGYSREGHRLYARELAKRILRNSAGIWERPASSSNSQPEPEATTHRAPRSLPQ
- a CDS encoding FliA/WhiG family RNA polymerase sigma factor translates to MATKIDPLVLETWQEYKKDQTNLQLRNKLMERYLPLVRYNAERVWAKLPEGVDLNDLISAGVFGLMDAIDAFDLERGVKFETYCVPRIRGAMLDELRTMDWVPRLVRSKASKLENARKKAEAEVGRPPTDSEIAAKMELSPEEFNKHKSEANAVNLVSLNKKWYETDSYKDVREIDVLEDGKGEDPTESIQRRDLMKLVTKGLNRNERLIIILYYYEELTMKEIGNTLGLSESRVSQMHSSIVNRLKDQLRRRRPEFAQ
- the flhF gene encoding flagellar biosynthesis protein FlhF; the protein is MADVRTYRAETMQQALDVVRRELGPEAVILHTREIPQPRFLKWRRTRQRVEVTAGTGVNVRTPAARAVQPAAVASPPKAPIDDGGVSLEIGLSRPSTPEAFGPAPELLSPPPPAPAPTPTPTQERVADMGLPSVVSQPSGSQSAESSPISSQLRSIEQMVKSLSQTAAARRSDEVPSDLFHLYAELIDSEVEDTLAQEMVCRLKAECADEELQDVQLAKARLSQMVQNELHCSGPIRVTPGQRRTVALVGPTGVGKTTTIAKLAANFRLRDGIRMGLVTVDTYRIAAVEQLRTYAEIIDLPMKVVTSPLEMRRAMDELSGLDLVLIDTAGRSPRDEPKIQELQNFLLEAKVDEVHLVMSLVASARSLETTARQFAVAGTTSVILTKLDEAAGMGAMLSAARKIDSPISYLTTGQDVPDDIETAEAERIARLVLGSESLFGK
- the flhA gene encoding flagellar biosynthesis protein FlhA, which gives rise to MPTAASHRLEVMWAKYRELIFPLVIFASILVFVVPLPAWTMDVLLACNLTVGAVVLLTTIYARKPLDFSVFPALLLGTTLARLVLNVASTRLILTRGASDGEFAAGEVIASFQRFVAGDSVAVGLIIFIIIVVIQFLVITKGATRISEVAARFALDGMPGKQMAIDADLNAGIISAEQAKVRREEISQQADFYGAMDGASKFVRGDAIAGIVITLINLVGGIYMGMVENDMTFRVAIETFTKLTIGDGLVSQVPAFLISLAAGLLITRSSSDSDLSGDMVGQIFSSPQAMWIAAGFLVALSFTGLPGPPLFILGAACAGVGYSLTTSRKHKAVAQVAADAEKEEKARPEPKPEDNLLVDPMELELGFGLIRLADVNSGGDLLDRVTRVRHKVAQELGIILPKVRIRDNIRLEQRQYQVKINDVAVAWGDAYPDGLLAIDTGATNGTVPGVETVEPAFGRPAVWIESGQRERAELMGYSVIEPAAVIVTHLTEVVRQHSDELLSRQQVHQLIDNLKERSPKVVEELIPDLLKTSQVHQVLTNLLREQVPIRNLEAILESLTDWADRTKDTGILTEYVRHGLSRQICQQLRDKNRVLRVITMDPAIEDLVAAGIEHGERGTVVKLSPQVSEAVTRGVAEELQRLTAAGHQPVIVVSPQIRATLKQITSAVLPSLAVLSLNEITRDTQVEAIGQVGVETVAGAGAVSAG